The sequence GGTGGTCTGGTTTGCATCTGGCCTCAGTTTAACGCGCTGGATTAAGCCGGTATTGCTGTTTGGCTTGCCGATTGTCGTCTTGACGGCTCTTCTCAGTTTCGTCGCGACACCGTGGGCTAACACGCAAAGCGCAGAGTATCGGGAGCGCTTCGAGAAACGCGAGGACTTATCGAAAGTCTCTCCCGGCAAGTTTCAGGAGTCATCGACCGGCAATCGTATTTTCTTCGTTGAGGGATTTTCCGGAGATAGTAATAAAGTTAAAAACGTTTTTATTAACACCCAGACTGAGGGCAAGAACAGTATCGTCATTGCTAAAGAGGGCACGATTGAGCAAGATAAAAAGGGCGATAAATTTCTGACTTTGTCTCAGGGTCGTCGGTATGACAGCGTCAGTACGCAGAGCGATTTCCGTATTATGGAGTTTGAGCGCTACGGGACGCTGGTCGCCAGTGAATCGCAGGCATTAAGTGGTGATAAGTCGTCACGCGCTTTGCCGACCATAGCGCTACTGAAAACCCCGAATAATTTTAATATGGGTGAATTGCTTTGGCGGATGTCGTTGCCGATGATGGCTTTGTGCTTGATGTTACTAGCGATTCCATTGAGTTTTGTGAATCCCCGCGTCGGCCGTTCTGCCAGCCTGATCATCGCACTCTTACTATTTGTAACGTACAGCAATATGGTAAGTTTTTTCCAGGCCACCGTAGTACAAGGGCGATTATCGTTCCTGACGGCCTTATGGCCGGTGCATGTGGTGGTTTTAGGGCTGATTTTGTTCCTGTTCTCGTGGCGCCTCAAGGTGAATAGTCGCTACCATCCTTTAGTTGTCTGGTCGGCGATCAAGCACGCTCGTATCCTTAAGAAATCGGCGGCGTCATGAAAGTCTTACAACGCTATTTCACCACAGAGATTGTGCGCTCGGTATTGTTTGCACTGGCCGCGTTTCTGGCGCTGTTTGCCTTTTTCGATTTGATGGGTGAACTGCAATCGGTCGGTCGCGGTGGATATAAGTTACAACACGCGTTCGGTTTTGTTTTGCTGGGATTGCCGAGCTACGCCTACGAATTAATGCCGATTGCTGTTTTGATCGGCACGATTTATACACTTTCGCAATTCGCCGCTCATTCTGAATTCACGATCATGCGGGTTTCCAGCATGTCGACCAAGATGACCGCGTGGATGTTATTTAAAATTGGCATTCTGTTTGTGGTCGCAACGGTATTGATTGGTGAGTTCGTTGCGCCGAAAAGTGCTGAATTTGCCGAAAAGCTGAAGCTAGGCGCCAAAGGCGCATCGGTTTCGCAAGAGTTTAAGTCGGGGTTGTGGAGTAAGGACGTGATTAAGTCAGGTGGACTCACCGGTGAGATTATCGGATCGCGTTTTATTAATATTCACGACATCCTGCCAAATGGTGAGCTACGAGGCGTTAAAGTCTATGAATTTGACCATAATTTCCACCTCACTTCGATTATCCTGGCGGATCATAGCGTGTACGCCGGTTCGCACCTATGGCGGTTGAGTGATGTTGTGCAGACCGATTTTGCGAACGGTGCAGGGACATTGGCCGATACGATCAACACAGCGATTGCGACGAAGAAAGTCGCATCGAAAGAAATGATATCCGAAATCACTCCCGAAATTCTGGCGGTGCTCTTTGCCGACCCGGACCGGATGTCTGCTTTTGATTTGCATGCCTATATCAAGCATCTGGCTGAAAACAATCAGCATACTGAGCGCTATGAAATTGCATTCTGGAAGAAGGTCATCTATCCGTTATCGATATTTGTCATGATGGCGCTCGCGTTGCCGTTTGCTTATCTGCATTTCCGTGCGGGTGGCGTTAGTCTGAAGATTTTTACCGGTATTATGATTGGTCTCAGCTTCCAGCTGGTGAACAGTTTGTTCTCGCATCTGGGTTTGCTCAATACCTGGCCGCCGTTGATTACCGCGGCCGTGCCAAGCATATTGTTCTTGATGGCGGCGATAGGGGCCTTGTCGCGGGTTGAGCGACATTAGCTTTATGAATTGATTGCCTTAATCAATTATTTTAGTTATTTGGCTGTTTTTTGAACTTAAATATTTGCCTTAATGGCAAGTATTCACAACATTCTTTCGCAACACTAGTCACACAAATATTGGCCGGGAGGCGACATATATATGAAAAAACAAGCATTAATTTTGTTCGCGCACGGCGCGCGCGCGGCAAGTTGGGTGGAGCCGTTTGAACGTCTGCAAAAAATCACGCAGCAACAATTACCGGATGTAAGAGTCGTGTTGGCTTTTCTGGAGTTGATGACACCACGCTTGCCCGAGGTATTGGCAGAATGTGCTGCGGATGGCATAACTGAAATTAGTATTGTGCCGGTGTTTTTGGGGCAGGGCGGCCATGTAAAGCGTGACTTGCCGTTGTTGGTTGTTGAGGCTCAGGCCCAATATCCGGGGACGATGATCACGGTGGCGGAAGCCGTTGGTGAGCAGCCAGAAGTGTTGGATGCGATTGCGCGCTATTGTGTGGGGAGCTTGTAGATTTTTAGGATGAGTTTGTTGGAAGCTACTTTACGGTGCTAAGTAAAAGTCCAAATAACTTTGTACAGAATCATCTGGTGTGAGATTTTATTTTATTTTGACCGGATGCCGCACCAAAGAGGATTCAAAAAACTAAGCCACGTTTTGATTGCAGAGCGCATCGTCAGTCGGGATTACCTTTCCAACCCGCTCCGCCAAAGCCTCGCCAATCATTACCAAAACAGGTCCTTCACACTGCGTCAATCCAACTTCTAACTGGCTCAGTTCCAACCTAAAAATACGCTCGTTATCCCTGCTACAATTTTCAACGACAACGACAGGTGTTGATGGAGGGCGTCCCTGCGCCAGCAAACGTTGCGCGGTAGCGGTGGCTTCACGGCCACCCATGTATTGCACTAACGTATCGCAATTCGGAATGGTGGTTTGATCAGCCTCATCTGGTGCCGTGCTCGATGTAAAAAAGGCAACGCTACGAGATACGCCACGCTTGGTTAATGGCTGTTGTGCAGACGCCGCAGCAGCCAAAGCTGCGGTAATTCCCGGCACGACTTCCACTTCAATTCCATGCGCTTCCAATGCCCGCAACTCTTCGTCTGCGCGACCAAATAACATCGGGTCGCCACCCTTTAAGCGTACAACCAGTGAATATTTTTTAGCGTTATCAACCAATTGCTTGTTGATGAACTGCTGCGCCGTTGATAGCTGGCCGCAACGTTTACCGACCAGAATTTTGATTGCTTGTGGACATAACGCCAGCATGTCATGCGTGACCAAAGCATCATGCAATACCACGTCTGCTTGCGCCAGAACACGGGCGCCACGCACGGTGATGAGGTCAGCAGCGCCGGGTCCGGCACCGATTAACACCACCTTGCCGAAGCTGCTTGCGGCAGATTCGACATTGGAGGCATTCGTAGTGGAGGTAGAAGTGAATTGCATGATCAAGTTTGCGTCTGTGGTCTACGTCAGTCGAAACGGATCATGCCAGCCGCGACGGTTTGATGCGTCACTTCGTCAATCAGAATAAACGCCCCCGTTGCCCGCACTGCTTCGTATGAGTCCGCTGCAATCGGTTGCTGTACTGTCA is a genomic window of Glaciimonas sp. CA11.2 containing:
- the lptF gene encoding LPS export ABC transporter permease LptF gives rise to the protein MIFQRALRRELLSTAGAVFTTLFTITITVMLIKILGQAAGGQIASADVIALIGFQALNYLPIILILTGYISVLLVVTRSYQDSEMVVWFASGLSLTRWIKPVLLFGLPIVVLTALLSFVATPWANTQSAEYRERFEKREDLSKVSPGKFQESSTGNRIFFVEGFSGDSNKVKNVFINTQTEGKNSIVIAKEGTIEQDKKGDKFLTLSQGRRYDSVSTQSDFRIMEFERYGTLVASESQALSGDKSSRALPTIALLKTPNNFNMGELLWRMSLPMMALCLMLLAIPLSFVNPRVGRSASLIIALLLFVTYSNMVSFFQATVVQGRLSFLTALWPVHVVVLGLILFLFSWRLKVNSRYHPLVVWSAIKHARILKKSAAS
- the lptG gene encoding LPS export ABC transporter permease LptG gives rise to the protein MKVLQRYFTTEIVRSVLFALAAFLALFAFFDLMGELQSVGRGGYKLQHAFGFVLLGLPSYAYELMPIAVLIGTIYTLSQFAAHSEFTIMRVSSMSTKMTAWMLFKIGILFVVATVLIGEFVAPKSAEFAEKLKLGAKGASVSQEFKSGLWSKDVIKSGGLTGEIIGSRFINIHDILPNGELRGVKVYEFDHNFHLTSIILADHSVYAGSHLWRLSDVVQTDFANGAGTLADTINTAIATKKVASKEMISEITPEILAVLFADPDRMSAFDLHAYIKHLAENNQHTERYEIAFWKKVIYPLSIFVMMALALPFAYLHFRAGGVSLKIFTGIMIGLSFQLVNSLFSHLGLLNTWPPLITAAVPSILFLMAAIGALSRVERH
- a CDS encoding CbiX/SirB N-terminal domain-containing protein, with amino-acid sequence MKKQALILFAHGARAASWVEPFERLQKITQQQLPDVRVVLAFLELMTPRLPEVLAECAADGITEISIVPVFLGQGGHVKRDLPLLVVEAQAQYPGTMITVAEAVGEQPEVLDAIARYCVGSL
- the cobA gene encoding uroporphyrinogen-III C-methyltransferase, which codes for MQFTSTSTTNASNVESAASSFGKVVLIGAGPGAADLITVRGARVLAQADVVLHDALVTHDMLALCPQAIKILVGKRCGQLSTAQQFINKQLVDNAKKYSLVVRLKGGDPMLFGRADEELRALEAHGIEVEVVPGITAALAAAASAQQPLTKRGVSRSVAFFTSSTAPDEADQTTIPNCDTLVQYMGGREATATAQRLLAQGRPPSTPVVVVENCSRDNERIFRLELSQLEVGLTQCEGPVLVMIGEALAERVGKVIPTDDALCNQNVA